DNA from Ictidomys tridecemlineatus isolate mIctTri1 chromosome 12, mIctTri1.hap1, whole genome shotgun sequence:
ATACAGGAAATGGGATGGGAAGTAGAGAGGAAGAGGGATCCAGTGTAACAAATGGAGATTAGATAAGAAGAGTACCTTCTTCGCAAAACTAAGGTCAAAGTACAAACACATTTAGTAGAAGAAACTTGTAgccaaatgcattttaaattacaaattctaTGATCAGTAAAAAGcacctgaaaaatgaaaaattggaatACTCTAAACACAGATGTGGCAGGCAGTACCCTAATTCAGTTTATAATGGAAAAAGCTGCAAAACAACTCAATGCTTATTTGGTTAAAACTCACTGAACTAACAGTCAAGTATTTAAAATGATCAGTGCTAATTAATACACTAAAATACTGTACattaagattttgtattttgggctagggatgtggctcatgcggtagcgcgcccgcctggtatgcgtgcggcccgggttcaatcctcagcaccacatacaaagatgttgtgtccgccaaaaactaaaaaataaatactaaaattctctcaaaaaaaaaaaaagatactgtattttttttttaaatcaccactTAACAATCACCATCTGGAGATACCCTGGGTTCGTATTCtgaacagaaaagaaattttacttcTACTATTATGTGCTTATGATTTTTGAATTTATATcatatgacaaatattttcttgtaAAATCAAAACTTGagaaatattaattgtatttatgggtttctaatctttttattttgctttctggaCTATTCTGACTCTAATCTTATCTTGCTCTTCTGGCAATTTTCCAGTAATAGTCAactgagaattttatttatatgtcattCACACATaccctattttattttgatggaattaatttatgtaaatttaaGGTTTGGTTGTACTTTGTACAAGTGAAATGATACCCATTTTCCAGATGGGAATATGTTCAATATTTAGGGTAGGTCCTAGCTATAAGATAAACTAGATCTTTAATACATTAATTACTTAGCATCATGGTAATTCCATCACAACTGAGATTAATGGCCAAATTCTGTCACCATTTTGCCATTggaattattttgcttttaagcAATTTGGAATATCATTATTAACACTGGATACTTTATGTACAACAGACTACAGGGGAACAAGGATGTAAGGAAGGTTTGGGAGGCTACAGCTTTAATCCAGGCAAGCAATGAGGACAGCTAGAAATAGGGTGCTAACAATAGAAGATAAGGATGATTCCAAGGTTTGGGCCTGAGCAACCAGAAGCATGGCATTGCCATTTACTGAGTTGGGGAAGACTGAAGGAAAAGCAAGTCTGGGAGGGAAAATCAAGAACTCAGGTTTGGATATGTTGAGTTtgagttttaattaatttatagatAAAGCTGTTAAATAGGCAGTTATTGAGATCACAAGGAATAAAGATACCTAAGGAAAAAAGCAAGGTCCAAGGAAACTTCTTCCTCTTGAAAGTATGGGTGTAGAACTAAAATTGAAAGTCACTTTAAAGATATGGATGTAAATGTTATAAAAGGTAGAAACCCTCCCATACCTTGAAAGCTTACTTCAACTGCCTTCtccaatttaacattttaaagaagtttttaatgtacatataaatttaagaaatgccAAGAAGTCTCAGAAAACCCCATAGGGGTCACTTTTGACCCATGGGCATcaaaaataatcaagaatataTTTTTCCAATGACATAGTCATTACAGGTTTTACCTTATATTTGCTTGAAAGCAAATATTAGTTAATTCTTTTAAGAATACATTAATAATgtcataaaagaaatataaacttaaaaaaaatcatatgcaaAGGAGTCACTCAATTGTTCATTTTGCATTGTGCCAATGCTTGAATACTGACTACTTTGAACAAAATTATGATTGTTCGGATTAGTACCATTTGATGGTCCTGATTGATTTATCAGGTTGTTATCTGCACAACTGAAGTCGGATCGCTCAAATGCATTTGATTGTGAAACAAAAACAGTACTAGAACTGGTGCCTGCTGACATACTGGAAGAAGACATCTGATGGAGCTGTCTCAAGTCTCTTGGATCTAACACTGAATTACATGAGGGGTTTTCAAGATTCATGCTCACAAGTCTTGGATTATCAGTCTCCCCCATGCTATCACTGCTGGTTGTCATCATATTCACAGGGCAATTTGGCAGCATGTTGGTATCAGAAATACCATATAAGTCAGCTGGTGATATGGATGATGTTTCCATTCTGCCTATGTCATCAGTACTGTTATAAATGCAAGCATTAGAAGCATTTAAATCACCAACAGACATGTCCAGGAATGATGAGATACCTTGAGAATTAGCAGAAAGTGTCCCTGTTGAAAAACTACTCAGTGGATTTGTATTGACTGAACGTGAGGTAGGATGGGCCATTGATGACCAACttgaaggaggctgaggcaccaTTGAAGGTATGGCTGAAGCATGATGTGACAATCCACTGGAGATGGATACAGATGAGGAATAGTAGGATTCTCCTTGACTAGAAACTCCTGAAGATCTGGACATTTCTGACAAAACTGTACCATGAGAAAACAAGTTTGATTCTGTGGGGGGAAAatgtatttaacaaaattaaaatgaacaaagttataaaaatcattattccaaaaattaaaatttaaaaaatatattcttaaagagAAATTTCAAGAGAActgatttaacattttaaatgtttttcaaagcactaaaattattatacaagtccaaaactgaattttaaagttattttgggATATATAATTTCAGTCCAGTTTTTGAGGCCTTATACATGTATCTTTTTTAAGTGAAAGATAAATATTGGAATTTCAATTAACAGGAATTAAACAGCCAAATCATTTCATACTCTCACTTTTAGGAGAAAATGGAGGGACAGAGAAAGCATTCATTAGGGATGGTTGAAAACTATATATAACTTGTAAGATACATTAAGGTGTGACCCCAAAGTATTACAAAATCCCcagtcagaaaaaaattctgtatttatttatgtattatataaatgCTGTATATGCTAAACCAGGAAAGGTGCTAATAtaagtatactatgtatacaaccagaaatatgaaaaattgagctctgtatatataataagaattgtgatacattcagctgttatatataaataaaaataaataatttttaaaaaaaagatgtaagagaaggagctggggttgtggctcagcagtagagtgctcacctagcgcgtgcaaggcactgggtttgatcctcagcaccatataaaaataaataaataaaataaaggtattgtgtccaactacaactaaaaaatattaaaaaaagataagagaaattCTGATTAACCATTGGCTGAATtatataaaccaaggagttgtcaaattttttttctctaaagggccagatagcattttattttatgctttgtgAGCTACATAACCTCTGCTAAAAATCATCCAATTTCtgttgtagttttaaaaaaaaaaatagaaaaggcaactGCAGCTGGAGATGTTATCTCAGTGATagatcacttgcctggcatacgtgaggccctgggtttgatgttTAGTACTGGCAGGGTGGAGAATGGGAGGTAGCCAGAGATGATAAGTCATCAACTGAGCATggctatattccaataaaactttacttataAGAAAGGTGACTAGCCAGACCTAAACCATTTCTTCCATGACACACTATAATTAGGAAAATTACTACTGTACAAACAAAATATAGTTTTTCAAACATAATTAGTTTCCAACACAATCTACAGAAGCAGAACTAAATTATCCAATGTTGAAATCTTGAAAAAATTTATAGGAGaggaaaatatcaaagaaagGCTTATTCTTAAAAATGGAATTCCACTACATTGTGCAAGGAATACTCCACAGGGGATAAAATACCTTTTTTGATGAATCTTCCTTCTTCGATTGACTCTACCGGACCAGATCTTGGTCTCTCAGGAAAATTCACTGCTATGATAAAGTTTTTCCATTATTAAAtgcaatttgaaaaaataatttatcaattaaaacTTGAAAAACTGAATAAAGCAAATAACAAGATCTATTTAAATATGAATCATACAAAATATTCTTACCACAATCCTGCCATAGTTTCTGGAACAGtagagttgttttttgtttctttgatttattgCCATAAGTATCTGATTAAAAAGAAACCAGGAAAGTAGGTGAATCATCAAGGAATTATATTTCCTCTCCATTAATAAACAAAAAGCTTTAAATAGACGTACATTTTACATCTGTTACATCTAGATGTACATCTGGATTTAATAAGTACATTATAATACCTGTAAGTCCATATCAACTAACAACAGGTCTGATAAGGATCAAAATAGCAAACACTTTCTAAGTGGTGAATTTTCCATCTATAAAAAGGGCATACTAAGAACAAAAATAGATACtccaaaatcaaaaataatttgtttgtCTTGGTACTGGGGCTTCAACCCatgggctctttaccactgagctacatcccaagtcctttttttggtttgtgtgtgtgtacagggaattgaaatcaggggcactttaccactgagccatatccccagcaatttttcttatatcttgagacagggtctcactaagttacttaaattgttgaggctgggttcaaacttgcctcaggctccccagtcactgggattgtaggtggggaccaccatgcctggctaaaacaGAAATGATGATAGTTTAGATGAtctgaaattatttcagattAATCAAACCTTCCTAAGAAAGAGATGCAAAGAgcataaggaaaaaatgaaaacgttcagaaaacatatataaattatgaatatatataatgaCTAAATGTATCTTACCATGTAGCAGGATCAACATTAAGACATATATAAAGCAATACCACACCAAAGTATCATACCTTTTTCATCTGGCAGATACCTAAAATCCATAGATTCACTAACTTCCTGGTCAGAGGGTCTCCGCAGCTGCATTTTTACTGTTACTGGTTCTGTTATAGCTTTACAATATGGAGGAGTCTTGAAAACAATGGCTACTTGACGGTGTACATCAGCTTGTGAAAAGTTACCCTTTGCTTCCCAATCATTCAACACAAAACGAACTTCTATGTCATCTAATTAATAAGAAACCAAATGaataacaacaatgaaaaaacaaagtaaattttatctattaatttaaaatacattctgaattcaatgaaacaaaataagtaaatacctTTCTGAACTTTGTCACAAAGTAGAAATATTTCATCTCCTCCCCTGACACTTCCACAGTTCTTGTTTACACGACAAATCCTTAATTCTGCAGTATTTGGGGCACCTAAatataaaggatttttaaaaaatgtgtctctaccttaatattacatattattcTGTTGTAAGGGGAAGGATTTGAGGGAAATCATTTACAAAATAGATAAAAGTTTGTATGTACAGATAGATGACAATAAATACATTAACCATTCACAcctgtccttttcttttttttaaatttttattattggttgttcaaaacattacatagttcttgacatatcatattttacacatttgattcaagtgggttatgaactcccatttttaccccgtatacagattgcagagtcaCATCGGTTAGTGTATGTtatattctgctgtctttcctatcctctactatcccggctcccctcccctcccatcttctctctctaccccatctactgtaattcatttctcccccttgtttatttccccctttcccctcacttcctcttgaatgtaattttgtataacaatgagggtctccttccatttccctgcaattacccttctctctccctttccctcccacctcttgtccctgtttaatgttaatcttctcatgctcttcctccctactctgttcttagttgctctccttataccaaagaagacatttggcttttgttttttagggattggccagcttcacttagcataatctgctctaatgccatccatttccctgcaaattccatgactttgtcattttttagtgcagagtaatactccattgtgtataaatgccacatttttttttatccattcatctactgaagggcatctaggttggttccacagactagctattgtgaattgtgtttctTTTTAGCTGCTTTAAATAATCTGGTTTAGAGCCAAATGATTCATTTCTAGGCAATgacattttctctaaataaatctCCCTGCTTCTAAATTCTGATTCTTCCAATATATCCTACATACTGTTaccagattaatttttttttctggtactgggcattgaacccataggtgctttaccactgagctatatccctagtcccctttattttttatcttgagacagagtcttgctggaTGCtgagagtcttgttaagttgctaagattataggtgtgtgccactgtgccagctaGATTAATCTTAAATCTCATCCATGTCCCTAGGGAAATACAATTTCCGTGTTTTCTTTTATGTGGACAATATGACTAAATAGTTCTTGCTGACATTCACTGCTCTGTATGAGAAGGATACTATTATCTACGTTTACAGCCCTAGGTTTCACTAACCTACAAGCAAAACAGGTATAATAAGACACCAttggtaaataaatattttgtgtgtgtgtgcagctaAAATATTTGACGGCAGCATCAGTCTTTTCAAATGATAAATTTCTGTATCTTTTGTTCTAGCATCTGTCAACATTCTACTTCTGAAAATTTACACCAGAGTAATATTTATACCAGATATTCACATATAAGGATACTTATCACAATTAAATTTGTTAGGGCAAAAGGAAAACtatgagaaggaaagaaaaacccaaatgTCCCATGAAAGGataatgatttaataaaattacaatatagggggctagggctatagctcagtggtagagcacacgcctcacacatgtgaggttcgatcctcagcaccacataaaaataataaagataaaaaattacaATATAGGCATGTCATGAAATATGCAGTTATTGAAAGAATAATGTAACCAAGAGGAAAAGAGGTTCAAGATAAATTACTAAGAAATTAAGTTTTTAGAAAGATCAGTgatgatatttttaaactatattgtGTATATGACTGATGATGATATATTTGTTGGTATAAAGAAAAAACTGGTAAAATATGTGCTTGAGGACAGTGATTATCTTTGGAGGATAAAATTGCAGGAGATTTACTCTGTGTATTTTatagtatttgaatttttcttatgaTGAATATACTGTTTTCCCaaatacaaaaaatttttaataattaaactagtctttaaaaaaaaaaaacaagctaagACTACAAATACAAGGAAATAAAGCACTTACGGTTGTCATAAATTGGGTTAGAGACAACAGGAGGAAGAGCAGTTGTCAAATTACCAAGTTCATCAGGGAGGAAAACTTGAAAACACAGTCTCACCACATTGAGATCACAATCTTCAATATCAAGCAGCTGTTGTTCAGGGACTGAACAagtataaacatatttttttaaatgcagaataGTCACACAGAGCTAAAATCCCCCATCCATTATATCCAATAAGCTTGAATAGCAACCAAATCTGtactaacaaaaacagaatgtaCTCAATCTCAAGAATGCCTTTTATTATTATCAAGTAGTCACTATCTAACAGTATTTGATAAATTATAGCCTTTTTAGGAAGTAACTATTCTAGTAAGCTGACACTTAGAATAGaaccccaaaatgaaattaataacaatttgatttttttaaatggatgcaAGTTATACATAACAGAGAAGagatattcattcaacaaatctgTATTTGGTTTAGTTTAAGTTATCTTCTAAATCTTCCAGGAATTATTCCcccagttttacagatgagagcTGATTTTAAAGAGACAAAATTATTTGTCCAAAGTTGTACAGCTAGGAAAACTTTGGAAGGGTGGGAATCTGAACCCAGGCCATTGACTCCAGAGCTTATGCTTCTAAAAATTAAACTCTACTAGAAAATTTTACTTACAGTCCACATGAAAATGACATACACACAGTAATATCTACTAAAATTGAGATCTACATTTTAGGGATGAAGTGCCAAGAAGATACCAAATGATATAAGATAGCTAGTTTCTATGAAATACTTCATttgctcaaaaacaaaaaaccctacagTAGGAAAATTTTGcagttctgaaaaaaataaaataaaaactcatgacaaaataaaatgtaagaacaGTTTTTTATATTGATGTTTGAAAAGAAACCCAGttccaacaaaaaaatattactgCATTTTCAAAGAATACCATAAGCTATAACAAATCATAAACAATTCagctatgtttttaaatgtttaaatatatatattaaattttacaaattttatattttaacacttattttataaaatattaaaatgtaaaatactaaGTTTGAAAAAACAGTTAACCAAATTCCTTAGTACTATAggcaataactaataaaaacagttttatacTGTTTTATTTGTACTCATACAGTCTCAGTAATTATCACAACATTTAAATTTGTCTCAATATCATCATTCTCAAGCTAGAGTCTTATAGACTCTAACATTTGAGTCTATAAGAACACAGTTGtataataaaaagtcaaaatgCTGTGATGCCAACACATGTATTATAGTAGCACACTTTTCTGGCATCTTAATTAAGGAGGCAATAAGAGGTTTCCTTCTTCAAAACCAAGTTTTATAGCATTGTAAAATTGGAGTTCAAGATCTCACTGTCTCTCAGTTTCAAAGATGAGtaatcaatacacacacacacacacacacacacacacgcacataatGAGTAGCTAGGTGCTCCTgacaagtttaaaaacaaatctatacgaatggataaataaactatgGCATAACCATGCAATGCAGTAatgctcagcaataaaaaggaaccaaCTACGGATTTTTGCCCCAACTTGGATATATTTCAAAAACACCACGCTGAGCAAGAAGAACCAGACAAGAAAGAGCATAGACTTCATGGTTCAATTTGCATGAAACTGTAGAAATAAAAGTagagaaataaaatctctttCTTACTGTGAatcacaaagaagaaaacattgaactaaatgtgcttttaaaatgcagattcccagTACCCACACCAGACCCAGAAATGTGGTCTTgaatctacattttattttttaaaatttatttatttattctaatttgttatacatgacagcagaatgcactttaattcatagtatacatttacagcacaatttttcatgtctctgggtgtacacaaagtagagtcataccatttgtgtcttcatacatgtacctagggtaatgatgtccatctcattccaccatctttcctacccccttgccACCTCCTTTCTGCTCCTTCCTCTttgccctgctccctctcctttgccctatctataaagttcctccattcctcctatgctccccgctacccccattatggatcagcatctacatattagagaaaatatttggcctttggttttttggaactagctaacttcacttagcatgatattctccaactccatccatttacctgcaaatgccatgattttattctcttttaatgctgagtaatattccattgtgtacatataccacagtttctttattcattcatccactgaagggcatctaggttggttccacattgtGGAATTGTGctgcttttgtgaattgtgctgctataaacattgatgtggctgtgtcactgtagtatgctgtttttaagtcctttgtgtataaactgaggagtgggatagctgggtcaaatgatgattccatggaatctgtattttaaacaaGTACTATTCCTGTGAATATTCAAGTTGAAAACCACTGCAGAAGTGGCACTGAAGGATGATTAGCAGAGTTCTGAAATGATCATAGTGATATTAGGAGGATCTTTTGGATGTTTAGAGGGATATCAAGGATAAAAGTGAGAATGCAAGTTCAGAGGCTGTCAACAACTGTCAAGATTAAAAACGATGTAAGCTTACATTCCTACAATGTCAGTGAAAAGACTGGAGACGCTGGACTGAGATGGTCAAGGTGAATAAACAAATAGTTTTTCTGGAATTGTTAAGGGTTCATGAAGAAAAGCAGTTGACGAGAAGATAGAAAAGATGTCAGAGCTTTATGTAGGTGACTTTGAATGTAGGggccatttaatttttaaactatataaGAAGCCATTATAAGATTTATGTCATAGTATTATTCTAAAGACCTGTGATTTGATTGGGGGAAAACTGCTACAACTCAAATTATGAAATGATGAGTTCCTAAACAAGGGAAGTAGCAAAAGGGCTGGAGGAAAGAATGGATGTTAAAACAAAAAgtagctggggctatagcttagaagtagagcacttgcccatcatgtgcaatgccctgggttagatccctagcaccacataaacaaaaaacaatctaAACAACAGAAAACATAAATACTGTGAAAGACCAACTGCAGGATTATTCCTTTTCCAAATCTTGTTTGACCATAAATCTTGGAGCCAGGCTACCTATATTCAAATTTTGCCTTTACCACTCATTATTTATATGACCTGGAGCAAATTAGTTTTTCTATGCATCCATTTTCTTGTTTACGCAAAGGAGAGATAAATAACACCTACCTCATAGGTTGTCACAAGAATTAGATGAAGTAAAATATGTAAAGCACTTACTATATAACAGGAATTACCTTAAGCATTATCTAATGTTGTTAATATAATGCCTGGTTCTGGACtgtcaacaaacaaatgaaaaccttCCACAGAAGCAGCAGATAAATTTCTGCATGATTTGGGACAGTTATATGACCAAAGCTTtagttttctcttctataaaGCAGTGTTGCTTTAATGATTCAATAAAACAGTGTACATAAAGCTCATGACATTTATTTCCTGACATACAAAAAGGCCTTAATACATGACAGCTATTAACAATCTCCCTGTTTTATACTGCATCTAGACTTGAATGgcctctttaatttaaaaatctgtttttttaatttgacattgAATTGAAGCTTTAAGTGAGCATACTCTTGACCCATATATTTACCAGTTGTGAAAATTTTATGCTAAGGAAATATTCACACAAGAGCTCAAAGTGCCTATTTGATGGAGTTTctaagtgaaatgaaaataacCTAGAAGTTCATTACAATTACTAGGTAAACAAATTAAGTCCATTCAAACAAAAGAATAATCTGTTAAAAAAATAGATCTGTAAGTATTGACAAGATGTTTAAGATATAATCTTGTGTAGAAAAAACTAAAGCTGTAGAATATGAAGCACAGAATGACTCCCTTTACATAAAATTGTACATCTTTTTATGCCTATACATGTATAaaggaaattctaaaaaaatatacaacaaacTTAATAGTAGCCTTCTCTGGCAAGTGAGACAAAAGGAGAGGTAGGGGATTTTGCTTTCACCTTTATACTAAATAGTATGAAAATTTAAgacctagaaaaaaagaaatgcacaggctgggctgtggctcagtggtagagcgcttgcctattaTGTGCgaggcattgagtttgatccctggcacacataaaaataaataaataaaataaaggtattgtgtccatgtacatctaaaaaaaatattaaaaacaaacaaacaacaacaaaagagatgCACATCCTATGGTCCATAAAAACAGTACTTGTCTGTAAGCACATtccttaaattatcattatttcctttaaattatttttacacattcaggaaaaacaaaccaacaatatAGGTATGTCTTAAATATGACAAATATATCTATTTATCATAAATTGTATAGTCATTCAATTCCTGACATGCCTATTTAAGTAGCTGCAGAACATGTTAGAAGGAAGAATACCATTATTATAGAAACCGATATCTAGTTCAAAACCCATTTACCCATTCAAACAATATAGAGTGCTAAAAAGTACCA
Protein-coding regions in this window:
- the Rel gene encoding proto-oncogene c-Rel isoform X3; this translates as MTSGGYNPYIKIIEQPRQRGMRFRYKCEGRSAGSIPGEHSTENNRTFPSIQIMNYYGKGKVRITLVTKNDPYKPHPHDLVGKDCRDGYYEAEFGQERRPLFFQNLGIRCVKKKEVKEAIISRISSGINPFNVPEQQLLDIEDCDLNVVRLCFQVFLPDELGNLTTALPPVVSNPIYDNRAPNTAELRICRVNKNCGSVRGGDEIFLLCDKVQKDDIEVRFVLNDWEAKGNFSQADVHRQVAIVFKTPPYCKAITEPVTVKMQLRRPSDQEVSESMDFRYLPDEKDTYGNKSKKQKTTLLFQKLWQDCAVNFPERPRSGPVESIEEGRFIKKVLSEMSRSSGVSSQGESYYSSSVSISSGLSHHASAIPSMVPQPPSSWSSMAHPTSRSVNTNPLSSFSTGTLSANSQGISSFLDMSVGDLNASNACIYNSTDDIGRMETSSISPADLYGISDTNMLPNCPVNMMTTSSDSMGETDNPRLVSMNLENPSCNSVLDPRDLRQLHQMSSSSMSAGTSSSTVFVSQSNAFERSDFSCADNNLINQSGPSNGTNPNNHNFVQSSQYSSIGTMQNEQLSDSFAYDFF
- the Rel gene encoding proto-oncogene c-Rel isoform X2 codes for the protein MTSGGYNPYIKIIEQPRQRGMRFRYKCEGRSAGSIPGEHSTENNRTFPSIQIMNYYGKGKVRITLVTKNDPYKPHPHDLVGKDCRDGYYEAEFGQERRPLFFQNLGIRCVKKKEVKEAIISRISSGINPFNVPEQQLLDIEDCDLNVVRLCFQVFLPDELGNLTTALPPVVSNPIYDNRAPNTAELRICRVNKNCGSVRGGDEIFLLCDKVQKDDIEVRFVLNDWEAKGNFSQADVHRQVAIVFKTPPYCKAITEPVTVKMQLRRPSDQEVSESMDFRYLPDEKDTYGNKSKKQKTTLLFQKLWQDCVNFPERPRSGPVESIEEGRFIKKESNLFSHGTVLSEMSRSSGVSSQGESYYSSSVSISSGLSHHASAIPSMVPQPPSSWSSMAHPTSRSVNTNPLSSFSTGTLSANSQGISSFLDMSVGDLNASNACIYNSTDDIGRMETSSISPADLYGISDTNMLPNCPVNMMTTSSDSMGETDNPRLVSMNLENPSCNSVLDPRDLRQLHQMSSSSMSAGTSSSTVFVSQSNAFERSDFSCADNNLINQSGPSNGTNPNNHNFVQSSQYSSIGTMQNEQLSDSFAYDFF
- the Rel gene encoding proto-oncogene c-Rel isoform X1 — protein: MTSGGYNPYIKIIEQPRQRGMRFRYKCEGRSAGSIPGEHSTENNRTFPSIQIMNYYGKGKVRITLVTKNDPYKPHPHDLVGKDCRDGYYEAEFGQERRPLFFQNLGIRCVKKKEVKEAIISRISSGINPFNVPEQQLLDIEDCDLNVVRLCFQVFLPDELGNLTTALPPVVSNPIYDNRAPNTAELRICRVNKNCGSVRGGDEIFLLCDKVQKDDIEVRFVLNDWEAKGNFSQADVHRQVAIVFKTPPYCKAITEPVTVKMQLRRPSDQEVSESMDFRYLPDEKDTYGNKSKKQKTTLLFQKLWQDCAVNFPERPRSGPVESIEEGRFIKKESNLFSHGTVLSEMSRSSGVSSQGESYYSSSVSISSGLSHHASAIPSMVPQPPSSWSSMAHPTSRSVNTNPLSSFSTGTLSANSQGISSFLDMSVGDLNASNACIYNSTDDIGRMETSSISPADLYGISDTNMLPNCPVNMMTTSSDSMGETDNPRLVSMNLENPSCNSVLDPRDLRQLHQMSSSSMSAGTSSSTVFVSQSNAFERSDFSCADNNLINQSGPSNGTNPNNHNFVQSSQYSSIGTMQNEQLSDSFAYDFF